A genomic segment from Pseudomonas sp. S09G 359 encodes:
- the pyk gene encoding pyruvate kinase encodes MSVRRTKIVATLGPASNSPEVLEQLILAGLDVARLNFSHGTPDEHKARAKLVRDLAAKHGRFVALLGDLQGPKIRIAKFANKRIELKIGDTFTFSTSHPLTEGNQQVVGIDYPDLVKDCGVGDELLLDDGRVVMRVDTATPTELHCTVIIGGPLSDHKGINRRGGGLTAPALTEKDKADIKLAAEMEVDYLAVSFPRDAADMEYARKLRDEAGGTAWLVAKIERAEAVADDETLDGLIKASDAVMVARGDLGVEIGDAELIGIQKKIILHARRHNKAVIVATQMMESMIQNPMPTRAEVSDVANAVLDYTDAVMLSAESAAGPYPLEAVQAMARICIGAEKHPTSKTSSHRIGKEFESCDQSIALAAMYTANHFPGVKAIIALTESGYTPLIMSRIRSSVPIYAFSPHRETQARAAMFRGVYTVPFDPASLPPHEVSQAAIDELVKRGVVEKGDWVILTKGDSYHTIGGTNGMKILHVGDPMV; translated from the coding sequence ATGTCCGTCCGTCGTACCAAAATCGTCGCCACCCTTGGCCCGGCCAGCAACTCGCCGGAAGTCCTCGAACAGCTGATTCTGGCTGGTTTGGACGTTGCCCGTCTGAACTTCTCCCACGGCACCCCGGACGAGCACAAGGCTCGCGCCAAGCTGGTGCGTGACCTGGCCGCCAAGCATGGCCGCTTCGTGGCATTGCTGGGTGACCTGCAAGGCCCGAAAATCCGTATCGCCAAATTTGCCAACAAGCGAATCGAGCTGAAGATCGGTGACACGTTCACGTTCTCCACCAGCCACCCGCTGACCGAAGGCAACCAACAAGTAGTGGGTATCGACTACCCGGACCTGGTCAAGGATTGCGGCGTCGGTGACGAACTGCTGCTGGACGACGGCCGCGTGGTCATGCGCGTCGACACCGCGACCCCGACCGAGCTGCATTGCACCGTGATCATCGGCGGCCCGCTGTCCGACCACAAAGGCATCAACCGTCGCGGCGGTGGCCTGACGGCGCCGGCCCTGACTGAAAAAGACAAGGCCGACATCAAGCTCGCCGCCGAAATGGAAGTGGACTACCTCGCCGTGTCCTTCCCGCGCGACGCCGCCGACATGGAATATGCCCGTAAACTGCGCGACGAAGCCGGCGGCACCGCCTGGCTGGTGGCTAAGATCGAACGCGCCGAAGCCGTGGCCGATGACGAAACCCTCGACGGCCTGATCAAGGCTTCCGACGCCGTGATGGTTGCCCGTGGCGACCTGGGCGTGGAAATCGGCGACGCCGAGCTGATCGGTATCCAGAAAAAAATCATCCTGCACGCACGCCGCCACAACAAGGCCGTCATCGTGGCGACCCAGATGATGGAGTCGATGATCCAGAACCCGATGCCGACCCGTGCCGAAGTGTCCGACGTGGCCAACGCCGTGCTCGACTACACCGACGCCGTGATGCTCTCGGCTGAAAGTGCTGCAGGCCCTTACCCGCTGGAAGCAGTGCAAGCCATGGCACGTATTTGCATCGGCGCCGAAAAGCACCCGACCAGCAAAACCTCCAGCCACCGCATCGGCAAAGAGTTCGAAAGCTGCGACCAGAGCATCGCCCTGGCGGCCATGTATACCGCTAACCACTTCCCGGGTGTGAAAGCGATCATCGCCTTGACTGAAAGTGGTTACACGCCGTTGATCATGTCGCGTATCCGTTCCTCGGTGCCGATCTACGCGTTCTCCCCGCACCGCGAAACCCAGGCCCGCGCGGCCATGTTCCGTGGCGTGTACACCGTACCGTTCGATCCGGCCTCGTTGCCGCCGCACGAAGTCAGCCAGGCGGCCATCGACGAACTGGTCAAGCGTGGCGTTGTGGAGAAAGGCGACTGGGTCATCCTGACCAAGGGCGACAGCTACCACACCATCGGCGGTACCAACGGCATGAAGATCCTGCACGTTGGCGACCCAATGGTCTGA
- a CDS encoding enoyl-CoA hydratase-related protein has translation MTDAILQQRERGVLTLQLNRPDKKNALTRAMYTQLAEALEQADADAGVRSVLIQGSSDCFTAGNDIGDFLEQPPTDLDSPPFHFMQSLLNCRKPVIAAVAGAAVGIGTTLLLHCDLVYISRDARLRMPFVNLGLCPEFGSSLILPRLLGHAKAAELLLLGEGFSGEQAAAWGIATEALGSGEAALARAREVAERFEHLAPAAVQVTKQLMKSVDREQLRKVIEEEGALFTQRLKSPEAIAALSAFITR, from the coding sequence ATGACCGACGCCATCCTGCAGCAACGCGAACGCGGGGTGCTGACCCTGCAGCTTAATCGCCCCGACAAGAAAAACGCCCTGACCCGCGCCATGTACACGCAACTGGCCGAGGCCCTGGAGCAGGCCGATGCGGATGCAGGCGTGCGCTCGGTGCTGATCCAGGGCAGCAGCGACTGCTTTACCGCCGGCAACGACATCGGCGACTTCCTTGAACAGCCCCCCACCGACCTCGACAGCCCACCGTTTCACTTCATGCAAAGCCTGCTTAATTGCCGCAAGCCGGTGATCGCTGCCGTCGCAGGAGCGGCGGTGGGCATCGGCACGACGCTGCTGCTGCATTGCGACCTGGTCTATATCAGCCGCGATGCGCGCCTGCGCATGCCGTTCGTCAACCTGGGGCTGTGCCCGGAGTTTGGTTCGAGCCTGATCCTGCCGCGCCTGCTGGGGCACGCGAAAGCGGCTGAACTGTTACTGCTGGGCGAGGGTTTCAGCGGTGAGCAGGCGGCGGCGTGGGGGATTGCCACAGAGGCGTTGGGCAGCGGCGAAGCGGCGCTGGCCAGGGCGCGGGAAGTGGCCGAGCGCTTTGAGCACCTGGCGCCAGCGGCGGTGCAGGTCACCAAGCAATTGATGAAAAGTGTTGATCGCGAGCAACTGCGCAAGGTGATCGAAGAGGAGGGCGCTCTGTTTACTCAGCGCTTGAAATCACCGGAAGCGATTGCGGCGTTGTCGGCTTTTATCACTCGGTGA
- a CDS encoding iron-sulfur-binding ferredoxin reductase, with the protein MPELHVGERHWSVATGSNLLDALNQAGVAVPYSCRAGSCHACLVRCQGDVEDQQPDALSPAQRQQGWRLACQCQVSGDLHVEAFDPLRDGLPARVVGADWLNSTVLRLRLQPERGLRYRAGQHLVVWAGQVARPYSLASLPQEEPFLEFHIDCRQPGEFSDIARQLQVGDPLRLGELRGGALQYDPDWQSRPLWLLASGTGLGPLWGVLREALRQDHQAAIRVIHLAHDASGHYLAEPLAALAAQHPNLSVELWTEAQLAQALAQLRLVSRQTLALLCGHPVSVEAFAKRLFLAGLPRNQLLADVFVPRG; encoded by the coding sequence ATGCCTGAACTGCACGTCGGCGAACGCCACTGGTCGGTCGCCACCGGCAGCAACCTGCTGGATGCCTTGAACCAGGCGGGTGTGGCCGTGCCCTACAGTTGCCGCGCCGGCAGCTGCCATGCCTGCCTGGTACGTTGCCAGGGCGACGTCGAGGACCAACAACCCGATGCCCTGAGCCCGGCGCAACGCCAGCAGGGCTGGCGCCTGGCTTGCCAGTGCCAGGTGAGTGGTGATCTGCACGTCGAGGCGTTTGACCCGTTGCGTGACGGCTTGCCGGCTCGGGTAGTCGGTGCCGACTGGCTGAACTCGACGGTGCTGCGTCTGCGCCTGCAACCGGAGCGTGGCCTGCGCTATCGGGCCGGACAGCACCTGGTGGTGTGGGCGGGGCAGGTGGCGCGCCCGTACTCCCTGGCCAGCTTGCCGCAGGAAGAGCCGTTTCTGGAGTTTCATATCGATTGCCGTCAGCCGGGTGAATTCAGCGACATCGCCCGCCAACTGCAGGTCGGGGATCCATTGCGGCTGGGCGAATTGCGCGGCGGCGCGCTGCAATACGATCCCGATTGGCAATCCCGGCCACTCTGGCTGCTGGCTTCCGGCACCGGGCTGGGCCCGTTGTGGGGGGTATTGCGCGAAGCGCTGCGCCAGGATCACCAAGCCGCCATCCGCGTGATTCACCTGGCCCATGATGCCAGCGGCCATTACCTGGCCGAGCCCCTGGCGGCGCTGGCTGCGCAGCATCCCAACCTGTCGGTGGAGCTGTGGACCGAGGCGCAGTTGGCCCAGGCATTGGCGCAACTGCGGCTTGTTTCACGGCAAACTCTGGCTTTACTCTGCGGGCACCCCGTCAGCGTTGAGGCGTTCGCCAAGCGCCTGTTCCTGGCAGGACTGCCGCGTAATCAACTGCTGGCCGATGTGTTTGTGCCCCGTGGTTGA
- a CDS encoding fumarate hydratase yields the protein MTVIKQDDLIQSVADALQFISYYHPVDFIQAMHEAYLREESPAARDSIAQILINSRMCATGHRPICQDTGIVTVFVRVGMDVRWDGATMGLDDMINEGVRRAYNLPENVLRASILADPAGARKNTKDNTPAVIHYSIVPGNTVEVDVAAKGGGSENKSKMAMLNPSDSIVDWVLKTVPTMGAGWCPPGMLGIGIGGTAEKAAVMAKEVLMESIDIHELKKRGPQNRIEEMRLELFEKVNQLGIGAQGLGGLTTVLDVKIMDYPTHAASLPVCMIPNCAATRHAHFVLDGSGPASLEAPPLDAYPEIVWEAGPSARRVNLDTLTPEEVQSWKPGETVLLNGKMLTGRDAAHKRMVEMLNKGETLPVDLKGRFIYYVGPVDPVREEVVGPAGPTTATRMDKFTRQILEQTGLLGMIGKSERGPTAIEAIKDHKAVYLMAVGGAAYLVAQAIKKSRVVAFAELGMEAIYEFDVKDMPVTVAVDSKGESVHITGPAIWQKKISESLAVEVQ from the coding sequence ATGACCGTGATCAAGCAAGACGACCTGATTCAGAGCGTTGCCGACGCCCTGCAATTCATTTCCTACTACCACCCCGTTGACTTCATCCAGGCCATGCACGAAGCCTACCTGCGCGAAGAATCGCCGGCAGCCCGTGACTCCATCGCCCAGATCCTGATCAACTCGCGCATGTGCGCCACCGGCCATCGCCCGATCTGCCAGGACACCGGTATCGTTACCGTGTTCGTGCGCGTGGGCATGGACGTACGTTGGGATGGCGCCACCATGGGCCTGGACGACATGATCAACGAAGGCGTGCGTCGCGCCTACAACCTTCCGGAAAACGTCCTGCGCGCATCCATCCTGGCCGACCCGGCCGGCGCGCGTAAAAACACCAAGGACAACACCCCGGCCGTGATCCACTACTCCATCGTCCCGGGTAACACCGTGGAAGTGGACGTGGCGGCCAAGGGCGGCGGTTCCGAGAACAAGTCGAAAATGGCCATGCTCAACCCGTCCGACTCGATCGTCGACTGGGTGCTCAAGACCGTTCCGACCATGGGCGCCGGCTGGTGCCCACCGGGCATGCTCGGCATCGGCATCGGCGGCACTGCCGAGAAAGCGGCGGTGATGGCCAAGGAAGTGTTGATGGAATCCATCGACATCCATGAGCTGAAAAAACGCGGCCCGCAGAACCGTATCGAAGAGATGCGCCTGGAGCTGTTCGAGAAGGTCAACCAACTGGGCATCGGCGCCCAGGGCCTGGGTGGCCTGACCACCGTGCTCGACGTGAAGATCATGGACTACCCGACCCACGCCGCCTCCCTGCCGGTGTGCATGATCCCGAACTGCGCCGCCACCCGTCACGCGCACTTCGTGCTCGACGGCTCGGGCCCGGCGTCGCTGGAAGCGCCACCGCTGGACGCCTACCCGGAAATCGTCTGGGAAGCCGGCCCGTCGGCCCGTCGCGTCAACCTCGACACCCTGACCCCGGAAGAAGTGCAGAGCTGGAAGCCGGGCGAAACCGTGTTGCTCAACGGCAAGATGCTCACCGGTCGCGACGCCGCGCATAAGCGCATGGTCGAGATGCTGAACAAGGGCGAAACCCTGCCGGTGGACCTCAAGGGTCGCTTTATCTACTACGTCGGCCCGGTTGATCCGGTGCGCGAAGAAGTGGTTGGCCCGGCTGGCCCGACCACCGCCACGCGGATGGACAAGTTCACCCGCCAGATCCTCGAGCAAACCGGCCTGCTGGGCATGATCGGCAAATCCGAGCGCGGCCCTACCGCCATCGAAGCGATCAAGGACCACAAAGCCGTGTACCTGATGGCCGTGGGCGGCGCTGCCTACCTGGTGGCGCAAGCCATCAAGAAGTCGCGCGTGGTGGCCTTCGCCGAGCTGGGCATGGAAGCAATCTACGAGTTCGACGTGAAAGACATGCCGGTCACCGTCGCGGTGGACAGCAAGGGCGAATCCGTACACATCACCGGTCCTGCCATCTGGCAGAAAAAGATCAGTGAAAGCCTGGCGGTAGAAGTGCAGTAA
- a CDS encoding ATP-binding protein — MIAIPRPLRLTFYSLLIIAGAVLAAALATRHAERQALVDDAARANQQLALYANSLHTLIERYRALPAVLALDSEMISALKGPLDATTQDLLNRKLERINGAAQSSTLELMDRTGLAVAASNWALPSSYVGHNYAFRPYFIQTKSQGTGRFYAVGVTTGIPGYFLSSAVVDEHEQFLGAMVVKLEFPELEREWAQGNDLLLVSDARGIVFIANQPGWRYRNLRPLSETDLAEVRATRQYDKKQLQPLETQQLQRFDENSHLMRVNGPDGNANYIWESLPLKAEGWTLHLLRKPQFAFEDQRNAGLAAAGSWLALVFLLLFLTQRWRLARLRQRSREELEQLVEERTQALRTAQDGLVQSAKLAALGQMSAALAHEINQPLTAQRMQLATLRLLLDHGRVDDAYQALTPLDDMLTRMAALTGHLKTFARKSPSGLRERLDLATVVDQSLHLLDARLRDEAIGVVLDLARPAWVRGDAIRLEQVLINLLRNALDAMADKPRKRLEIRLHADQQLWQLTVSDSGGGIADEHLNSVFDPFFTTKPVGDGLGLGLAVSYAIVHELGGRLSAGNRGDGAVFTLTLPIALETPDLC; from the coding sequence ATGATCGCGATCCCTCGCCCCCTGCGCCTGACCTTCTATTCCCTGCTGATCATCGCCGGTGCCGTGCTGGCCGCCGCCTTGGCCACCCGCCATGCCGAGCGCCAGGCCCTGGTGGACGACGCCGCCCGCGCCAACCAGCAGCTTGCGCTGTACGCCAACTCGCTGCATACCCTGATCGAACGCTACCGTGCCCTGCCCGCCGTACTGGCGCTGGACTCGGAAATGATCAGCGCCTTGAAGGGCCCGCTGGATGCCACCACCCAGGATCTGCTCAACCGCAAGCTGGAGCGCATCAATGGCGCCGCACAGTCTTCCACCCTGGAATTGATGGACCGCACCGGCCTGGCCGTGGCCGCCAGCAACTGGGCCTTGCCGAGCAGCTATGTCGGGCACAACTACGCGTTCCGACCGTACTTCATCCAAACCAAGAGCCAGGGCACCGGCCGGTTCTACGCCGTGGGGGTGACCACCGGCATTCCGGGTTACTTCCTCTCCAGCGCAGTGGTGGATGAACACGAGCAGTTCCTCGGCGCCATGGTGGTAAAGCTGGAGTTCCCCGAACTTGAGCGCGAATGGGCGCAAGGCAATGACCTGCTGCTGGTCAGCGACGCGCGCGGCATTGTGTTTATCGCCAACCAGCCCGGCTGGCGCTACCGCAACCTGCGGCCGCTGTCGGAGACCGACCTGGCCGAGGTCAGGGCCACCCGCCAATACGACAAGAAACAATTGCAGCCGCTCGAGACTCAACAGCTGCAACGCTTCGACGAAAACAGCCACCTGATGCGCGTCAACGGCCCCGATGGCAATGCCAATTACATCTGGGAATCCCTGCCACTCAAGGCCGAAGGTTGGACCCTGCACCTGCTGCGCAAACCGCAGTTCGCCTTTGAAGACCAACGCAACGCCGGCCTGGCCGCCGCCGGTTCCTGGCTGGCGCTGGTGTTTTTGCTGCTGTTCCTCACCCAACGCTGGCGCCTGGCCCGTTTGCGCCAGCGCAGCCGCGAGGAGCTTGAGCAGTTGGTCGAGGAACGCACCCAGGCCCTGCGCACCGCTCAGGACGGCCTGGTGCAGTCAGCCAAGCTGGCGGCGTTGGGGCAGATGTCCGCCGCCCTCGCCCATGAAATCAACCAGCCGCTGACGGCCCAGCGCATGCAGCTGGCGACCCTGCGCCTGCTGCTGGACCACGGTCGTGTGGACGACGCCTACCAGGCGCTCACGCCGCTGGACGATATGCTCACGCGCATGGCCGCGCTCACCGGCCATCTCAAGACCTTCGCGCGCAAGAGCCCGAGCGGCCTGCGCGAAAGGCTCGACCTGGCCACCGTGGTCGACCAGTCCCTGCACCTGCTGGATGCGCGCCTGCGCGATGAAGCCATCGGCGTGGTCCTCGACCTGGCCCGCCCGGCCTGGGTGCGGGGCGATGCGATCCGCCTCGAACAGGTGTTGATCAACCTGTTGCGCAACGCGCTCGACGCAATGGCCGACAAGCCGCGCAAACGCCTGGAAATCCGCCTGCACGCCGACCAACAACTGTGGCAACTGACCGTCAGCGACAGCGGCGGCGGGATTGCCGACGAACACCTGAACAGCGTGTTCGACCCGTTCTTCACCACCAAGCCGGTGGGTGACGGGCTCGGCCTGGGACTGGCGGTGTCCTACGCTATCGTGCATGAACTGGGTGGCCGCCTGAGCGCCGGCAACCGTGGCGACGGCGCGGTGTTTACCCTGACCTTGCCTATCGCGCTGGAGACGCCCGACCTATGTTGA
- a CDS encoding sigma-54 dependent transcriptional regulator, whose translation MLNAVIVVDDEASIRTAVEQWLSLSGFDVQLFSRAEECLAKLPKDFPGVILSDVRMPGLSGLELLAEVQRRDADVPVILLTGHGDVPMAVEAMRDGAYDFLEKPFSPDALLNSLRRALDKRGLILENRRLHQQADHRAQLENSLLGVSRGLQNLRRQVLDLASLPVNVLIRGETGSGKELVARCLHDFGPRAKKPFVALNCAAIPEQLFEAELFGHESGAFTGAQGKRIGKLEYAHGGTLFLDEIESMPLAQQVKLLRVLQEQKLERLGSNQSIQVDLRIIAATKPDLLEEARAGRFREDLAYRLNVAQLRLPPLRERREDIPLLFDHFAQSAAERLGRSVEPLSGAQLGRLLSHDWPGNVRELANVAERQVLGLSEPETEPEGIEAGQSLAAQQEAFEAHCLKAALTRHKGDIKAVLAELQLPRRTFNEKMQRHGLVREMFL comes from the coding sequence ATGTTGAACGCGGTGATTGTGGTCGATGACGAAGCCAGCATTCGCACGGCCGTCGAGCAATGGTTGAGCCTGTCCGGGTTTGATGTGCAGCTGTTCAGCCGCGCCGAGGAATGCCTGGCGAAACTGCCCAAGGACTTTCCGGGCGTGATCCTCAGCGACGTGCGCATGCCCGGGCTCAGTGGCCTGGAGCTGCTGGCCGAAGTGCAACGGCGTGACGCCGACGTGCCGGTGATCCTGCTGACCGGTCACGGCGACGTGCCGATGGCCGTCGAAGCCATGCGCGACGGCGCCTACGATTTCCTGGAAAAACCCTTCAGCCCCGACGCCCTGCTCAACAGCCTGCGCCGCGCCTTGGACAAACGCGGGCTGATCCTCGAAAACCGTCGCCTGCACCAACAGGCCGACCATCGTGCGCAATTGGAAAACAGCCTGCTGGGCGTCTCTCGTGGCTTACAGAACCTGCGCCGCCAGGTGCTGGACCTGGCGAGCTTGCCGGTCAACGTGCTGATCCGTGGTGAAACCGGCAGCGGCAAGGAATTGGTCGCGCGCTGCCTGCATGATTTTGGCCCGCGGGCGAAAAAACCCTTTGTAGCGCTCAACTGCGCGGCCATCCCCGAGCAGCTGTTTGAAGCCGAGCTGTTCGGCCACGAAAGCGGCGCGTTCACCGGCGCCCAGGGCAAGCGCATCGGCAAGCTGGAATACGCGCATGGCGGCACGCTGTTCCTCGATGAAATTGAAAGCATGCCCCTGGCTCAGCAGGTAAAGCTGTTGCGGGTGCTTCAGGAACAGAAGCTGGAGCGGCTGGGGTCCAATCAAAGTATTCAGGTGGATTTGCGCATCATCGCCGCCACCAAACCGGACTTGCTGGAAGAAGCCCGCGCCGGGCGTTTTCGCGAGGACCTGGCGTATCGATTGAATGTCGCGCAGCTACGCCTGCCGCCCCTGCGCGAACGCCGTGAAGATATCCCGCTGCTGTTCGACCACTTCGCACAAAGCGCCGCCGAACGCCTGGGCCGCAGCGTTGAGCCGCTGAGCGGCGCGCAACTGGGACGCCTGCTCAGCCACGACTGGCCCGGCAATGTGCGTGAACTGGCCAACGTCGCCGAACGCCAGGTGCTGGGCCTTAGCGAGCCGGAGACGGAGCCGGAGGGCATCGAGGCCGGGCAATCCCTGGCCGCACAGCAGGAAGCCTTCGAGGCGCATTGCCTGAAAGCCGCGCTGACCCGGCACAAAGGCGACATCAAGGCAGTGCTGGCCGAGCTGCAACTGCCGCGGCGTACCTTCAATGAAAAGATGCAGCGGCATGGGTTGGTGCGGGAGATGTTTCTCTAG
- a CDS encoding MFS transporter — protein MDNSNTLPLGSAAAPAKERTTSSRIKSIFSGSVGNMVEWYDWYVYAAFSLYFAKAFFPAGSSTAQLMNTAAIFAVGFIMRPIGGWLMGMYADYKGRKAALMASVLLMCFGSLLIALTPGYDTIGIGAPILLVLARLLQGLSVGGEYGTSATYLSEMATKERRGFFSSFQYVTLISGQLIALAVLIVLQQVLTTEQLYAWGWRIPFAIGALCAVVALYLRRGMEETESFTKKEKAKESAMRTLLRHPKEVLTVVGLTMGGTLAFYTYTTYMQKYLVNTVGMSISDSTTISAATLFLFMCIQPLVGALSDKVGRRPILIAFGILGTLCTVPILTTLHTIQTWWGAFFLIMAALIIVSGYTSINAVVKAELFPTEIRALGVGLPYALTVSIFGGTAEYIALWFKSIGMETGYYWYVTACIAVSLVVYVTMKDTRKHSRITTD, from the coding sequence ATGGATAACTCCAACACCTTGCCTCTGGGGTCGGCGGCTGCGCCGGCGAAAGAACGCACCACCTCCAGCCGGATCAAATCGATTTTCAGCGGCTCCGTCGGCAACATGGTCGAATGGTACGACTGGTACGTCTACGCCGCCTTCTCGCTGTACTTCGCCAAGGCCTTCTTTCCTGCAGGCTCCTCCACCGCCCAGTTGATGAACACCGCCGCGATCTTTGCCGTGGGTTTCATCATGCGCCCGATCGGTGGCTGGTTGATGGGTATGTACGCCGACTACAAAGGCCGCAAGGCCGCGTTGATGGCCTCGGTGCTGCTGATGTGCTTCGGCTCATTGCTGATTGCCCTGACCCCGGGCTACGACACCATCGGCATCGGCGCACCGATCCTGCTGGTGCTCGCACGCTTGCTGCAAGGCCTGTCGGTCGGCGGTGAGTACGGCACCTCGGCCACCTACTTGAGTGAAATGGCGACCAAGGAACGTCGTGGTTTCTTCTCCAGCTTCCAGTACGTGACCCTGATCTCCGGCCAGCTCATCGCCCTGGCGGTATTGATCGTGCTGCAACAAGTGCTGACCACCGAGCAGCTGTATGCCTGGGGCTGGCGTATCCCGTTCGCCATCGGCGCCCTGTGCGCAGTCGTCGCGCTGTACCTGCGTCGCGGCATGGAAGAAACCGAGTCGTTCACCAAGAAGGAAAAAGCCAAGGAAAGCGCGATGCGCACCTTGCTGCGTCACCCCAAGGAAGTCCTCACCGTGGTCGGCCTGACCATGGGCGGTACCCTGGCCTTCTATACCTACACCACCTACATGCAGAAATACCTGGTGAACACCGTCGGCATGAGCATCTCCGACTCCACCACCATTTCGGCGGCGACGCTGTTTCTGTTCATGTGCATACAGCCCCTGGTCGGTGCACTGTCGGACAAGGTCGGTCGTCGGCCGATCCTGATCGCCTTCGGTATCCTCGGCACGCTCTGCACCGTACCGATCCTCACCACCCTGCACACCATCCAGACCTGGTGGGGCGCGTTCTTCCTGATCATGGCAGCGCTGATCATCGTGAGCGGCTACACCTCGATCAACGCGGTGGTGAAGGCCGAACTGTTCCCAACCGAAATCCGCGCCCTGGGCGTAGGCCTGCCGTATGCACTGACCGTATCGATTTTCGGCGGCACCGCTGAATACATCGCGCTGTGGTTCAAGAGCATCGGCATGGAAACCGGCTACTACTGGTACGTGACCGCATGCATCGCGGTGTCGCTGGTGGTCTACGTGACCATGAAAGACACCCGCAAGCACTCACGGATTACCACGGACTAA
- a CDS encoding flavin reductase family protein produces the protein MPDDIHFYEPANGHGLPHDPFNAIVGPRPIGWISSHDSEGRLNLAPYSFFNAFNYIPPIIGFSSVGRKDSLNNIEQTGEFVWNLATRPLAEQMNQSCAAVSPEVNEFELSGLTPVASKIVGVPRVGESPVSFECKVTQIIQLQRADQQLVPSWLVLGEVVAVHIAKWLLKDGVYDTAAAEPILRGGGPADYFQLGPEALFKMYRPGATKP, from the coding sequence ATGCCTGACGATATCCACTTCTACGAACCCGCCAACGGCCACGGCCTGCCCCATGACCCGTTCAATGCCATCGTCGGGCCGCGCCCGATCGGCTGGATTTCGTCACACGACAGCGAGGGCCGCCTGAACCTGGCGCCCTACAGCTTCTTCAATGCGTTCAACTACATTCCGCCGATCATTGGGTTTTCCAGCGTCGGGCGTAAAGACAGCCTGAACAATATCGAACAGACCGGCGAGTTCGTGTGGAACCTGGCCACCCGGCCGTTGGCCGAGCAGATGAACCAGAGTTGCGCGGCGGTATCCCCCGAGGTCAACGAATTCGAGCTGTCAGGCCTGACGCCGGTGGCATCGAAAATCGTCGGCGTACCGCGGGTGGGCGAAAGCCCGGTGTCGTTCGAGTGCAAGGTGACGCAGATCATCCAGTTGCAGCGCGCCGACCAGCAGTTGGTGCCGAGTTGGCTGGTGCTGGGCGAGGTGGTCGCGGTGCATATTGCCAAGTGGTTGCTCAAGGATGGCGTCTACGATACCGCGGCCGCCGAGCCGATCCTGCGGGGTGGTGGGCCGGCGGATTACTTCCAGTTGGGGCCTGAGGCGCTGTTCAAGATGTATCGCCCAGGTGCCACAAAACCCTGA
- a CDS encoding antibiotic biosynthesis monooxygenase family protein, whose product MSTPIPASHMAFIRARTGCSTELGARLSSLIEPGRQAQGCLQFSLQHSQVDPDVWLVSGFWSSEQAMSAYFNSPALMIFTELLNDMVVRSMDFQTFTDASAAHAYGEYLQLAG is encoded by the coding sequence ATGTCCACCCCCATTCCCGCGAGCCATATGGCCTTTATCCGCGCCCGCACCGGGTGCAGCACCGAACTGGGTGCACGCTTGAGCAGTTTGATTGAACCGGGCCGTCAGGCTCAGGGTTGCCTGCAATTTTCGTTGCAGCATTCCCAGGTCGACCCCGATGTATGGCTGGTCTCGGGTTTCTGGAGCAGCGAGCAGGCGATGAGCGCTTACTTCAACTCGCCGGCCCTGATGATCTTCACCGAGCTGTTGAATGACATGGTGGTCCGCAGCATGGACTTCCAGACCTTCACCGACGCATCCGCCGCCCATGCCTACGGCGAGTACCTGCAACTGGCCGGTTGA